In Rhodamnia argentea isolate NSW1041297 chromosome 4, ASM2092103v1, whole genome shotgun sequence, the following proteins share a genomic window:
- the LOC115743507 gene encoding adenine nucleotide transporter BT1, chloroplastic/mitochondrial-like has translation MGRKDLQLFDDRKDGFFSINNLGYQWSSVDPDMYPGGGLFASVGQMGMKFGLSPSSPNTGDNGGLNSLKLACPDLMIKYVSTPEGIRIVGVPEEEETVGNKKNGLKLKIKVKNPSLRRLISGAVAGAVSRTAVAPLETIRTHLMVGNSGHSSTEVFQNIVKTDGWKGLFRGNLVNVIRVAPSKAIELFAYDTVNKQLSPKPGEQPKLPIPASLVAGACAGISSTLCTYPLELVKTRLTIQRGVYDGLFDAFVKIVKEEGPAELYRGLGPSVIGVIPYAATNYFAYDTLRKAYRKVFKQEKIGNIETLLIGSMAGAISSSATFPLEVVRKHMQVGALSGRKVYRDVIHAFTSILEHEGIGGLYRGLGPSCMKLVPAAGISFMSYEACKRILVEDDEDA, from the exons ATGGGCAGGAAAGATTTGCAGCTTTTTGATGATAGGAAGGATGGGTTCTTCTCTATTAATAACTTGGGCTATCAATGGAGTTCTGTCGATCCTGATATGTATCCTGGAGGTGGTTTATTTGCCAGTGTAGGCCAAATGGGGATGAAGTTCGGTTTATCGCCGAGTTCGCCTAATACCGGTGATAACGGGGGCTTGAATAGCCTAAAACTAGCCTGCCCCGATTTGATGATTAAGTACGTGTCGACTCCGGAGGGTATTCGGATTGTTGGGGTCCCGGAGGAGGAAGAAACTGTGGGAAATAAAAAGAATGGgcttaaattgaaaataaaggTGAAAAACCCTTCGTTGAGGAGGTTAATCAGCGGAGCAGTGGCTGGGGCTGTGTCACGGACTGCAGTAGCGCCATTGGAGACTATAAGGACACATCTGATGGTAGGAAACAGTGGGCATTCTAGTACCGAGGTGTTCCAGAATATTGTGAAGACTGATGGGTGGAAGGGATTGTTTAGGGGTAATTTGGTTAATGTGATTCGGGTTGCCCCTAGCAAGGCCATAGAG CTATTTGCATATGATACGGTCAACAAGCAGCTGTCACCCAAACCCGGGGAGCAGCCAAAACTTCCAATTCCTGCATCATTGGTTGCCGGGGCCTGTGCGGGTATCAGTTCAACGTTATGCACATACCCTCTCGAGCTAGTCAAAACTCGTCTTACGATACAG AGAGGGGTTTACGATGGTCTCTTTGACGCATTTGTGAAAATAGTAAAGGAGGAGGGTCCAGCAGAGCTCTACAGAGGCCTCGGGCCTAGCGTCATTGGCGTCATCCCATATGCTGCCACCAACTATTTCGCCTATGACACATTGAGAAAAGCATATAGGAAGGTTTTCAAGCAAGAGAAGATCGGAAACATCGAGACCCTCCTGATTGGATCCATGGCCGGGGCTATTTCGAGCAGTGCGACTTTCCCGCTGGAGGTGGTGCGTAAGCACATGCAGGTCGGGGCCTTGAGCGGGAGAAAGGTGTATAGGGACGTGATCCACGCTTTCACGAGCATACTTGAGCATGAAGGAATCGGGGGCTTATATAGAGGGTTGGGCCCGAGCTGCATGAAGTTGGTGCCGGCTGCTGGGATATCTTTCATGTCCTACGAAGCATGTAAGAGGATATTGGTGGAGGATGACGAGGATGCATAG
- the LOC115743506 gene encoding pentatricopeptide repeat-containing protein At4g21065-like, which translates to MQSSLTIKASKLARGFTSLSTSLAASSPRRHVRIDGGGGGGGGTPVANKREAEQSCLASLRLCDTVPKLAQAHTHIIKSGLGNNPLVLTKFASTSSDLDAVDFACSFLFAPDADARLYDAFLFNTVIRACAQSKPRKALAFYNLMLRAGISPNKFTYPFVLKACAGIGDLSLGRSVHGSVFKFGFDEDVHVQNTMVHMYSCCGGGIEFARKVFDGMTKLDSVSWSAMIGGYVRLGESGHAVALFRKMQIARVKPDEITMVLLLSACADLGALELGRWVESYVVRESVQKTVELCNALIDMFAKCGDVDSALRLFRSMSKKTIVSWTSVISGLAVHGRGVEAVSLFDEMIAAGVVPDDVAFIGLLSACSHSGLVEKGRDYFNLMTKRFGIEHKIEHYGCLVDLLCRAGLIQKAIEFVEKMPLEPNPVIWRTLVNACRAHGELKLGEDITKRLIGKEPMHESNYVLLSNIYAKMSHWEKKTKIREVMDTKGMRKIPGSTLIELENEIYEFVSGDKSHDRYKEIYEMLDEMGREIKKAGYLASTSEVLLDINEEDKEDALNRHSEKLAIAFALLRTPPGTSIRIVKNLRVCEDCHSATKFISKIYDREIVVRDRTRFHHFKDGMCSCADFW; encoded by the coding sequence ATGCAATCCTCACTCACCATCAAGGCCAGCAAGCTCGCACGCGGGTTCACCTCCCTCTCGACGTCCCTCGCCGCTTCGTCTCCCCGTCGTCACGTCCGCatcgacggcggcggcggcggcggcggcggcaccCCCGTCGCGAACAAGCGAGAGGCGGAACAGAGCTGCCTAGCTTCGCTCCGGCTCTGCGACACTGTCCCAAAGCTCGCCCAAGCCCACACCCACATCATCAAATCGGGCCTCGGCAACAACCCGCTCGTCCTCACCAAGTTCGCCTCCACGTCTTCGGATCTCGACGCCGTCGACTTCGCCTGCTCTTTCCTCTTCGCGCCTGATGCAGACGCTCGTCTTTACGACGCCTTCCTTTTTAACACCGTCATCCGAGCTTGTGCCCAGAGCAAACCCCGAAAGGCCTTGGCTTTTTATAATCTCATGCTTAGGGCTGGCATTTCGCCGAACAAGTTCACCTACCCATTTGTTCTTAAGGCCTGTGCCGGCATTGGGGACTTGAGTTTGGGCCGCTCGGTTCACGGCTCCGTCTTTAAGTTCGGGTTCGATGAAGATGTTCATGTGCAGAACACGATGGTTCACATGTACAGCTGTTGTGGAGGGGGGATAGAGTTTGCGAGGAAGGTATTTGATGGAATGACGAAGCTGGACTCTGTTTCGTGGAGTGCCATGATCGGTGGGTATGTACGTTTAGGCGAGTCAGGTCATGCAGTAGCGTTATTTAGAAAGATGCAGATTGCCAGGGTCAAGCCTGATGAGATTACTATGGTTTTGTTGTTGTCGGCTTGTGCAGATTTAGGTGCCCTTGAGCTGGGTAGGTGGGTTGAGTCCTATGTTGTGAGAGAAAGTGTTCAAAAGACCGTGGAGCTGTGCAATGCTCTTATCGACATGTTCGCCAAGTGCGGAGATGTTGATAGTGCATTAAGGTTGTTTAGAAGCATGAGTAAAAAAACAATTGTTTCATGGACTTCTGTCATTAGCGGTCTTGCAGTACATGGCCGCGGTGTGGAGGCTGTTTCTCTTTTCGATGAGATGATAGCAGCTGGTGTGGTACCGGATGATGTTGCCTTCATTGGCTTGCTTTCAGCTTGTAGTCACTCTGGCTTGGTTGAGAAGGGCAGAGATTATTTCAACTTGATGACAAAGAGATTTGGTATTGAACATAAGATAGAGCACTATGGTTGCTTGGTAGATCTGCTCTGTAGGGCTGGTCTCATCCAAAAGGCCATAGAGTTTGTCGAGAAAATGCCCCTCGAACCGAACCCAGTTATTTGGCGAACCTTGGTTAATGCTTGCCGGGCACATGGTGAGCTCAAGCTTGGGGAGGACATCACCAAAAGGTTAATCGGAAAAGAACCCATGCACGAGTCAAATTATGTTTTGCTCTCGAATATATATGCAAAAATGTCCCAttgggaaaagaaaaccaagatCAGAGAGGTGATGGACACCAAGGGGATGAGAAAGATTCCTGGAAGCACCTTGATCGAACTAGAGAACGAGATTTATGAATTTGTGTCTGGCGACAAGTCGCATGATCGGTATAAGGAAATCTATGAGATGTTGGATGAGATGGGGAGGGAGATAAAGAAGGCTGGATATCTTGCTTCTACGTCGGAGGTGCTCCTCGATATTAATGAAGAGGATAAGGAAGATGCTTTGAATAGGCACAGTGAAAAGTTGGCAATTGCATTTGCTCTTCTCAGGACACCACCTGGAACTTCTATCCGCATAGTGAAGAACTTGCGAGTTTGCGAGGATTGTCACTCTGCTACCAAGTTCATCTCCAAAATTTATGATCGAGAAATAGTTGTGAGGGACAGGACTAGATTTCACCATTTCAAGGATGGCATGTGCTCATGTGCAGACTTTTGGTGA
- the LOC115743508 gene encoding probable sugar phosphate/phosphate translocator At2g25520: MGKGGSLSEGLVRKIVLSYTYVAVWIFLSFTVIVYNKYILDRKLYNWPFPVSLTLLHMSFCSALAFLLVNVFKVVEPVAMSRDLYLSSVVPIGALYALSLWLSNSAYIYLSVSFIQMLKALMPVAVYSIGVLLKRETFKSQTMLNMVSISLGVGVAAYGEAKFDAWGVALQLGAVAFEATRLVLIQILLTSKGIQLNPITSLYYVAPCCLVFLLVPWVFVEYPVLVKSSSFRPDLVVFGTNSLCAFALNLAVFLLVGKTSALTMNVAGVVKDWLLIAFSWSVIKDTVTPVNLFGYGLAFLGVAYYNHSKLQALKAKEAQKKAAAQAGEGEAGRLLGQREGDGSVGEKRDSQA; the protein is encoded by the coding sequence ATGGGGAAGGGAGGGTCGCTGAGCGAGGGTCTGGTGAGGAAGATCGTCCTGTCCTACACCTACGTCGCCGTCTGGATCTTCCTCTCCTTCACCGTCATCGTCTACAACAAGTACATCCTCGACCGGAAGCTCTACAATTGGCCCTTCCCAGTCTCCCTCACCCTCCTCCACATGTCCTTCTGCTCCGCCCTCGCCTTCCTCCTCGTCAACGTCTTCAAGGTCGTCGAGCCCGTCGCCATGTCCCGGGACCTCTACCTCTCCTCCGTCGTCCCCATCGGCGCCCTGTACGCCCTCTCCCTCTGGCTATCCAACTCCGCCTACATCTACCTCTCCGTCTCCTTCATCCAGATGCTCAAGGCCCTCATGCCCGTCGCCGTCTACTCCATCGGCGTCTTGCTTAAAAGAGAGACCTTCAAGTCCCAGACCATGCTCAACATGGTGTCGATCTCGCTCGGCGTCGGCGTCGCCGCCTACGGCGAGGCCAAGTTCGACGCCTGGGGCGTGGCCCTCCAGCTCGGCGCCGTCGCCTTCGAGGCCACGAGGCTGGTCCTGATCCAGATCCTGCTCACCTCCAAGGGGATTCAGCTGAACCCCATCACGTCCCTGTACTACGTCGCGCCGTGCTGCCTCGTCTTCCTGCTCGTGCCGTGGGTCTTCGTGGAGTACCCGGTGCTCGTGAAGTCCTCGAGCTTCCGGCCCGACCTCGTGGTCTTCGGTACCAACTCGCTCTGCGCGTTCGCGCTCAACCTGGCCGTGTTCCTGCTCGTCGGCAAGACCTCGGCGCTGACGATGAACGTGGCGGGCGTGGTGAAGGACTGGCTGCTGATCGCCTTCTCGTGGTCGGTGATCAAGGACACGGTGACGCCGGTGAACCTGTTCGGGTACGGGCTGGCGTTCCTGGGCGTCGCGTACTACAACCACTCGAAGCTGCAGGCGCTCAAGGCGAAGGAAGCGCAGAAGAAGGCGGCGGCGCAGGCGGGCGAGGGGGAGGCCGGGAGGTTGCTGGGGCAGAGGGAAGGAGACGGGTCGGTGGGAGAGAAGAGGGACTCTCAAGCCTGA
- the LOC115743505 gene encoding L-type lectin-domain containing receptor kinase IX.1-like isoform X3 has product MSLLLILVSLFLSSQEAHSSSSSLEPTSFFFPSFDPGSCAGKELICTGSSSSQDGYLNITPDLAELANSSLKTNQTNQIGRVLYSQPVVAWTAMISTTFTVRITKSPNATVSGDGMAFLFAQDNRPSPSGSYGSYMGILDRSTQGGVLRQLAVELDTYMNEFDPDDNHVGIDTTSTTNSVITKSLNSTGVNLKSGRDITFSIDYDGYKHKLEISAAYSGNSLTSVLNYSIKMSETVPSLVYVGFSGSTGPLPESHQVINWAFTSFPVSLEERLKRDNRIKTILIVVVPSVMTVLFLAICVYLLVKKAPRERDKDGDIESQSRLAANVPKMFTYKELAKATRNFSKENLLGTGGFGSVYKGVISDPPGEIAVKKISATSKQGEREYLAELCTIGRMRHKNIVQLQGWCHEGEQLLLVYPYMANGSLDLYIGKQPLSWENRYEILTGLASALLYLHEECGNPVVHRDVKPNNIVLDSNYNAYLGDFGLARLLQNDTSVTTMLAGTLGYLAPEVTYTGKATPESDVYSFGMVVLEVVCGRRSKGITEEDNLVDQVWSLYGGGSLLECVDAQMEGQFEEEQAERALIAGLACLHPNAACRPRMRKVVQIFLNPSEPLMELPTTRPSAFCVPVSFSGLATIGFSSGTRSPLSSGTKSAFGLSQLRSLHEIELEHEEEMPGPR; this is encoded by the exons ATGTCCTTGCTTCTGATCCTAGTCTCGCTCTTCCTTAGTTCTCAGGAAgctcattcttcatcttcaagtcTTGAACCCACaagtttctttttcccttctttcgaCCCTGGCTCTTGCGCTGGCAAAGAGCTCATCTGCACGGGCTCTTCGAGCTCGCAAGACGGGTATTTGAACATCACACCGGACCTGGCGGAGCTGGCCAATTCGAGCCTTAAGACGAACCAGACAAACCAGATAGGGCGGGTTCTTTATTCCCAGCCGGTGGTTGCTTGGACTGCCATGATCTCCACCACGTTCACCGTCAGGATCACCAAGTCGCCGAATGCCACGGTCTCCGGCGACGGGATGGCTTTCCTTTTCGCACAGGACAATAGGCCCTCACCGTCGGGAAGTTACGGCTCGTACATGGGGATTCTTGATCGGTCCACTCAAG GCGGCGTTCTTCGACAACTAGCCGTGGAGCTGGACACTTACATGAACGAATTCGATCCCGATGACAACCATGTAGGCATAGACACGACAAGCACTACTAACTCGGTCATTACCAAGAGCCTAAACAGCACCGGAGTGAACCTCAAAAGTGGAAGGGACATCACATTCAGCATTGACTATGATGGCTATAAACATAAACTCGAAATCTCAGCGGCATATTCCGGGAATTCGTTAACAAGTGTTCTCAATTATTCGATCAAAATGTCGGAAACTGTCCCTAGTCTCGTGTATGTGGGCTTCTCGGGATCTACTGGTCCTCTTCCCGAAAGCCATCAGGTCATTAACTGGGCGTTCACCTCGTTTCCTGTATCTTTGGAGGAGCGGCTCAAGAGAGACAACAGGATCAAAACCATACTGATTGTGGTCGTGCCTAGCGTGATGACGGTGTTGTTCCTCGCGATATGCGTCTACCTACTCGTTAAGAAAGCGCCGAGGGAGAGAGACAAGGACGGTGACATAGAAAGCCAATCAAGGCTGGCTGCGAATGTTCCGAAGATGTTCACCTACAAGGAGCTAGCGAAGGCCACTCGCAACTTCAGCAAGGAGAACCTGCTTGGCACCGGCGGCTTTGGAAGCGTTTACAAAGGGGTGATCTCAGATCCTCCAGGTGAAATAGCCGTGAAAAAGATCTCGGCAACCTCGAAACAAG GTGAAAGAGAGTACCTGGCAGAGTTATGCACAATTGGGAGGATGAGGCACAAGAACATAGTACAGCTCCAAGGTTGGTGCCACGAGGGGGAACAACTTCTACTAGTCTACCCATACATGGCCAACGGTAGCCTTGACCTCTATATCGGCAAGCAGCCCCTCAGCTGGGAGAACCGGTACGAGATCCTGACCGGCCTAGCCTCGGCGCTGCTCTACCTCCACGAAGAATGTGGGAACCCCGTGGTTCACCGGGACGTCAAGCCCAACAACATCGTGCTGGACTCCAACTACAATGCCTACTTGGGCGACTTTGGGCTCGCGAGACTGCTCCAGAACGACACCTCAGTCACAACCATGCTTGCAGGCACCCTTGGGTACCTGGCCCCGGAGGTGACATACACAGGGAAGGCCACGCCGGAGTCGGACGTGTACAGCTTCGGGATGGTGGTCCTGGAGGTGGTGTGTGGTAGGCGATCCAAGGGGATCACGGAAGAGGACAACTTGGTGGATCAAGTGTGGAGTCTCTACGGAGGAGGCTCGCTCCTGGAGTGTGTGGATGCGCAAATGGAAGGCCAATTTGAGGAGGAGCAAGCGGAGAGAGCACTGATAGCGGGCCTTGCTTGCCTGCACCCGAACGCTGCGTGCAGGCCGAGGATGCGGAAGGTGGTCCAGATTTTCCTGAACCCGAGCGAGCCACTGATGGAGCTGCCCACGACCCGGCCCAGCGCGTTCTGTGTGCCGGTCTCATTCTCAGGCTTAGCCACCATCGGCTTCTCCTCTGGGACCAGGTCCCCTCTCTCCTCCGGGACCAAGTCCGCCTTCGGCCTCTCACAGCTCCGTTCGCTGCACGAGATAGAACTCGAGCATGAAGAGGAGATGCCAGGGCCGCGATGA